A window of the Lactuca sativa cultivar Salinas chromosome 7, Lsat_Salinas_v11, whole genome shotgun sequence genome harbors these coding sequences:
- the LOC111890440 gene encoding histone H4, with protein MSGRGKGGKGLGKGGAKRHRKVLRDNIQGITKPAIRRLARRGGVKRISGLIYEETRGVLKIFLENVIRDAVTYTEHARRKTVTAMDVVYALKRQGRTLYGFGG; from the coding sequence ATGTCTGGAAGAGGAAAAGGAGGCAAAGGATTGGGAAAGGGAGGAGCAAAACGTCACCGGAAAGTTCTCCGTGACAACATCCAGGGTATCACAAAGCCGGCGATTCGCCGTCTTGCGAGGCGTGGCGGTGTTAAGCGTATAAGCGGTCTTATCTACGAGGAGACACGTGGTGTGTTGAAGATCTTCCTCGAGAACGTTATTCGTGATGCTGTTACTTACACCGAGCACGCTCGCCGGAAAACTGTTACTGCGATGGACGTTGTCTATGCATTGAAGCGTCAGGGTCGTACACTGTACGGATTCGGTGGTTAA